Proteins found in one Mustela lutreola isolate mMusLut2 chromosome 12, mMusLut2.pri, whole genome shotgun sequence genomic segment:
- the QNG1 gene encoding queuosine 5'-phosphate N-glycosylase/hydrolase, producing MDGPLTPRESAKFIAENSRDVFIDGGGVRRVAELLLAKVSGPELDLGSWKALHELNPRAADEAAVNWVFVTDTLNFSFWSEHEEHKCLVGYRGKTYSGYWSLCAAVNRALDEGIPITSASYYATVTLEQVQHIFRSDTDVPMPLIEERHRILNETGKILLEKFEGSFLNCVRKSEKSAQKLMHLVVESFPSYRDVTQFEGKRISFYKRAQILVADTWSVLEGKGDGCFKDISSITMFADYRLPQVLVHLGALKYSKELLEKLLKGEMLSYGDRQEVEIRGCSLWCVELIRDCLLELIEKKGEKTSREINSVLLDYYLWDYARDHRADMKGIPFHHTRCIYY from the exons ATGGACGGGCCCCTAACTCCCAGAGAGTCCGCAAAATTCATTGCAGAGAATAGTCGGGATGTGTTCATCGACGGCGGAGGCGTGCGGAGGGTGGCCGAGCTCTTGCTCGCCAAGGTCTCGGGCCCCGAGCTGGACCTGGGGAGCTGGAAGGCACTTCACGAGCTGAATCCCAGGGCCGCCGACGAGGCCGCAGTCAACTGGGTGTTCGTGACAGACACGCTCAACTTCTCTTTCTGGTCGGAGCACGAAGAGCACAAATGTCTGGTGGGCTATAGGGGGAAAACGTACAGCGGGTACTGGTCCCTGTGCGCCGCGGTCAACAGAGCCCTCGATGAAG GGATACCTATAACCAGTGCCTCCTACTATGCCACAGTGACCCTAGAACAGGTTCAGCATATATTCCGTTCTGACACGGACGTTCCGATGCCTTTGATCGAAGAGAGGCATCGGATTCTTAATGAAACCGGGAAAATTCTGCTTGAGAAGTTTGAAGGCTCTTTTCTTAATTGTGTTcgaaaaagtgaaaaaagtgcACAGAAGTTAATGCACCTGGTAGTTGAAAGCTTTCCTTCTTACAGAGATGTGACTCAGTTTGAG gggaaaagaatttctttttacaAACGGGCCCAAATCCTTGTGGCGGATACGTGGAGTGTATTAGAGGGGAAAGGAGACGGCTGCTTTAAAGACATCTCCAGTATCACCATGTTTGCCGACTATAGATTACCTCAGGTTCTTGTTCACCTGGGAGCCCTGAAGTACTCCAAGGAACTACTGGAAAAGCTACTCAAAG GAGAAATGCTCTCATATGGAGATAGGCAAGAGGTAGAAATCAGAGGCTGCTCGCTTTGGTGTGTTGAGCTGATCCGGGATTGTCTTCTGGAGCTGATTGAAAAAAAGGGTGAAAAAACTAGCAGAGAGATCAATTCTGTTCTTCTGGATTATTACTTGTGGGACTATGCCCGTGACCACAGGGCAGATATGAAGGGAATTCCCTTTCATCACACACGCTGCATCTATTATTGA